In Puntigrus tetrazona isolate hp1 chromosome 7, ASM1883169v1, whole genome shotgun sequence, the following are encoded in one genomic region:
- the actn3b gene encoding alpha-actinin-3b: MTTVIETQVQYNNTYMMSTTEDYMIQEEDWDRDLLLDPAWEKQQRKTFTAWCNSHLRKAGTQIENIEEDFRNGLKLMLLLEVISGERLPKPDKGKMRFHKIANVNKALDFISSKGVKLVSIGAEEIVDGNVKMTLGMIWTIILRFAIQDISVEETSAKEGLLLWCQRKTAPYRNVNVQNFHISWKDGLALCALIHRHRPDLIDYSKLRKDDPIGNLNTAFEVAEKYLDIPKMLDAEDIVNTPKPDEKAIMTYVSCFYHAFAGAEQAETAANRICKVLAVNQENERLMEEYEKLASELLEWIRRTIPWLENRVAEQTMRAMQQKLEDFRDYRRVHKPPRVQEKCQLEINFNTLQTKLRLSNRPAFMPSEGKMVSDIANAWKGLEQVEKGYEEWLLTEIRRLERLDHLAEKFKQKCGLHESWTTGKEHLLSQKDYETASLMEIRALMRKHEAFESDLAAHQDRVEQIAAIAQELNELDYHDAASVNTRCQGICDQWDNLGTLTQKRRDALERVEKLWETIDQLYLEFAKRAAPFNNWMDGAMEDLQDMFIVHSIEEIQSLITAHDQFKATLPEADKERIAIMGIQNEITKIAQTYGIKLVGVNPYSVLSPQDITNKWEAVKQLVPHRDQMLQEEVARQQANERLRRSFAAQANIIGPWIQTKMEEIGHVSVDIAGSLEEQMNNLKQYEQNIINYKSNIDKLEGDHQLIQEALIFDNKHTNYTMEHIRVGWEQLLTTIARTINEVENQILTRDAKGISQEQLNEFRASFNHFDRKRNGMMDPDDFRACLISMGYDLGEVEFARIMTLVDPNNTGVVTFQAFIDFMTRETAETDTAEQVMASFKILASDKPYITVDELRRELPPEQAEYCISRMTKYVGPEGAPGALDYISFSSALYGESDL, translated from the exons ATGACGACTGTTATTGAGACGCAGGTGCAGTATAACAACACCTACATGATGTCTACTACGGAAGACTACATGATTCAGGAGGAGGACTGGGACAGGGACCTTCTGCTGGACCCTGCCTGGGAGAAACAGCAGAGGAAG ACGTTCACGGCGTGGTGTAACTCTCATCTGCGTAAGGCGGGAACTCAGATCGAGAACATTGAGGAGGACTTCAGGAACGGCCTCAAACTCATGCTGCTGCTCGAGGTCATCTCAG GTGAGAGACTGCCCAAGCCTGACAAAGGAAAGATGCGTTTCCACAAGATCGCCAACGTCAACAAGGCTCTGGATTTCATCTCCAGCAAAGGAGTCAAACTGGTGTCCATCGGTGCTGAAG AGATTGTTGACGGCAATGTGAAAATGACTCTGGGAATGATCTGGACCATCATTCTCCGCTTCGCTATCCAGGACATCTCAGTGGAgg AGACGTCCGCTAAAGAGGGTCTGCTGCTGTGGTGTCAGAGGAAGACGGCTCCTTACAGGAACGTCAACGTACAGAACTTCCACATCAG CTGGAAGGACGGCCTCGCTCTGTGTGCCCTCATCCACAGACACAGACCAGACCTCATCGACTACTCTAAACTCAGAAAG GACGACCCTATTGGAAACCTGAACACTGCGTTTGAGGTGGCCGAGAAGTACCTGGACATCCCCAAGATGCTGGACGCTGAAG ACATCGTCAACACTCCTAAACCCGACGAGAAAGCCATCATGACCTACGTGTCCTGCTTTTACCACGCTTTCGCCGGTGCAGAGCAG GCCGAGACCGCGGCTAACAGGATCTGTAAAGTTCTGGCTGTGAACCAGGAGAATGAACGGCTGATGGAGGAGTACGAGAAACTGGCCAGTGAG TTGCTGGAGTGGATCCGTCGCACCATCCCGTGGCTGGAGAACCGCGTGGCGGAGCAGACCATGCGCGCCATGCAGCAGAAGCTGGAGGATTTCCGCGACTACAGGCGCGTTCACAAGCCTCCACGCGTTCAGGAGAAGTGCCAGCTGGAGATCAACTTCAACACCCTGCAGACCAAGCTCCGCCTGAGCAACCGCCCGGCCTTCATGCCCTCCGAGGGCAAGATGGTGTCG GATATTGCGAACGCGTGGAAGGGTCTGGAGCAGGTAGAGAAGGGTTATGAGGAGTGGCTCCTCACCGAGATCCGTCGTCTGGAGAGACTCGACCATCTGGCGGAGAAGTTCAAGCAGAAATGCGGCCTGCATGAGTCCTGGACAACAG GAAAGGAGCACCTGCTGTCTCAGAAGGACTACGAGACGGCCTCTCTGATGGAGATCAGGGCTCTGATGAGGAAGCACGAGGCGTTTGAGAGCGACCTGGCCGCCCACCAGGACCGAGTGGAGCAGATCGCAGCCATCGCTCAAGAGCTGAA TGAGTTGGACTACCACGATGCCGCTTCAGTGAACACGCGCTGCCAGGGCATCTGTGACCAGTGGGACAACCTGGGCACCCTGACCCAGAAGAGAAGAGACGCTCTAGAG CGTGTAGAAAAACTGTGGGAGACGATTGATCAGCTGTACCTGGAGTTCGCCAAGAGGGCGGCGCCCTTCAACAACTGGATGGACGGAGCCATGGAGGATCTGCAGGACATGTTCATCGTGCACAGCATCGAGGAGATCCAG AGTCTGATCACGGCTCACGATCAGTTCAAGGCCACCCTGCCGGAAGCCGACAAGGAGCGCATCGCCATCATGGGCATCCAGAACGAGATCACCAAGATCGCCCAGACCTACGGCATCAAGCTGGTGGGAGTCAACCCCTACTCGGTCCTCAGCCCGCAGGACATCACCAACAAATGGGAGGCG GTGAAGCAGCTGGTGCCCCACAGGGACCAGATGCTGCAGGAGGAGGTTGCCAGGCAACAGGCCAACGAGAGGCTGCGGCGCTCCTTCGCTGCTCAGGCCAACATCATCGGACCCTGGATTCAGACCAAGATGGAG GAGATCGGTCACGTGTCGGTGGACATCGCCGGGTCTCTGGAGGAACAGATGAATAATCTGAAGCAGTACGAGCAGAACATCATCAACTACAAATCCAACATCGACAAACTGGAGGGAGATCACCAGCTCATTCAGGAGGCGCTCATCTTCGACAACAAACACACCAACTACACCATGGAG CACATCCGTGTGGGCTGGGAGCAGCTGCTCACCACCATCGCTCGCACCATCAACGAGGTGGAGAACCAGATCCTGACCCGCGACGCCAAGGGCATCAGCCAGGAGCAGCTCAACGAGTTCAGAGCCTCCTTCAACCACTTCGACAGG AAGAGAAATGGCATGATGGACCCCGACGATTTCCGCGCATGTCTGATCTCCATGGGTTACGATCTG GGTGAGGTGGAGTTTGCCCGCATCATGACCCTGGTGGACCCCAACAACACGGGTGTGGTGACCTTCCAGGCCTTCATCGACTTCATGACACGCGAGACCGCTGAGACGGACACTGCTGAACAGGTCATGGCCTCCTTCAAGATCCTGGCCTCCGACAAG CCCTACATCACCGTGGACGAGCTTCGTCGTGAACTCCCACCCGAGCAGGCCGAGTACTGCATCAGCCGCATGACCAAGTACGTCGGCCCCGAGGGAGCCCCTGGAGCCCTGGATTACATCTCCTTCTCCAGCGCCCTCTACGGAGAGAGCGATTTATAA